The DNA sequence TGTGCAGTTGCACCGCCAGCGGCGCCCGGCAGACTGGGGCCTGATCGAAGAGCCCCTGGCCCTGGCCGCCGTGCTGCGCGCCGAAGCGGCCGAAGGGCGCTGCCTGCTGGTGGATTGCCTGACCCTGTGGCTGACCAACCTGCTGATGCTGGAAGACGACCAGCGCCTGGCCGAGGAACGTGATGCGCTACTGGCCTGCCTGGAGCAACTGCCGGGCACTGTCATCCTGGTCAGTAACGAAACCGGCCTGGGCGTCGTGCCCATGGGCGAGCTGACCCGGCGCTATGTCGACCTGGCCGGCTGGCTGCACCAGGCCGTGGCCGAACGCTGCCAGCGCGTGGTGCTCACCGTGGCTGGCCTGCCCCTAATGCTCAAAGGACCTGCACTATGACTCAAGCCTGGTGGCGTGACGCCTGCCAACCCCTCGACACCGCCGCCATGGACCAGGCCCGCGCCCGCCAGCAGCAGCTGACCAAGCCTGCCGGTTCACTCGGCCAGCTGGAAGGC is a window from the Pseudomonas anuradhapurensis genome containing:
- the cobU gene encoding bifunctional adenosylcobinamide kinase/adenosylcobinamide-phosphate guanylyltransferase, translated to MRNLILGGARSGKSRLAEQLANSSGQPVTYIATSQPLDGEMNTRVQLHRQRRPADWGLIEEPLALAAVLRAEAAEGRCLLVDCLTLWLTNLLMLEDDQRLAEERDALLACLEQLPGTVILVSNETGLGVVPMGELTRRYVDLAGWLHQAVAERCQRVVLTVAGLPLMLKGPAL